A genome region from Deltaproteobacteria bacterium includes the following:
- a CDS encoding GntR family transcriptional regulator: MPTTLGRLKTKKSKPLGQEVYEALRTSILVGELAPDQRLIEEQLAAEMGASRTPVREAIQKLEAENLVTRKPKGGFIVRRMSMKDVEEVFGIRAVLEGYAAFLSTKNLNRQAITKMEEILDKYDECLKNGDNDGMIRMATLFHDRLYRTAKSNILHQMIARLRDYFYRYRMMLLELPGMAGESSSEHRQMLEAMKRGDAEGAERMVKAHILKGQEVLLREAKAGNLNL; this comes from the coding sequence ATGCCCACTACCCTTGGTCGATTGAAGACGAAAAAATCGAAACCGTTAGGTCAAGAGGTATATGAGGCCCTTCGAACATCGATCCTGGTGGGTGAGCTGGCGCCGGATCAACGGCTGATCGAGGAGCAGTTGGCGGCGGAGATGGGCGCCAGCAGGACTCCGGTTCGGGAAGCGATCCAGAAACTCGAGGCCGAAAACCTGGTAACACGCAAACCTAAAGGTGGCTTCATCGTCCGACGTATGAGCATGAAAGATGTTGAGGAGGTTTTTGGAATTCGGGCCGTTTTGGAAGGCTATGCGGCGTTTCTGTCGACCAAGAACCTCAATCGCCAGGCGATAACGAAAATGGAGGAGATTCTCGATAAGTACGATGAGTGCCTCAAAAACGGGGATAACGACGGTATGATCAGGATGGCGACACTATTCCACGATCGCTTGTACCGGACCGCCAAAAGCAACATTCTGCACCAGATGATCGCCCGCCTCCGTGACTATTTTTATCGTTATCGCATGATGCTTCTCGAACTTCCGGGCATGGCCGGGGAGTCCTCTTCCGAGCACCGTCAAATGCTCGAGGCCATGAAACGTGGGGATGCGGAAGGAGCGGAGCGCATGGTGAAGGCCCATATCCTGAAGGGGC